One genomic segment of Hemibagrus wyckioides isolate EC202008001 linkage group LG08, SWU_Hwy_1.0, whole genome shotgun sequence includes these proteins:
- the si:ch211-175m2.5 gene encoding uncharacterized protein si:ch211-175m2.5 produces MLCRGIMRAVRPSAVGLWSSLTLKESRVCHKTPVSVRLYSSSSEEEKISRYPVPYKKNLPYDIVELMEEVEMKGGFLPNVFKVLAHRPAEFRAFFAYYNLLMNKETGGLSKAERELIVVATSAHNNCLYCVISHSALHRIYSKKPTLADQVAVNYKVAELTARERAMLDFALTVCRSETVTDEHFSSLEAHGFDREDIWDIAAIAAFFALSNRMAHLTDMRPNTEFYNLGRVPRDKRQPGTESDKP; encoded by the exons ATGTTGTGTCGCGGTATAATGAGGGCTGTTCGTCCTTCTGCTGTGGGCTTGTGG TCCAGTCTTACGCTGAAAGAGAGCAGGGTGTGTCACAAGACGCCAGTCAGTGTCCGGCtctacagcagcagcagcgaaGAGGAGAAAATCAGCCGCTATCCTGTGCCTTACAAGAAAAACCTGCCTTATGACATTGTGGAGCTGATGGAGGAGGTTGAGATGAAG GGAGGCTTCCTGCCAAATGTCTTCAAGGTCCTCGCTCATCGACCCGCAGAGTTCCGCGCTTTCTTCGCTTATTATAATTTGCTCATGAACAAAGAGACCG GTGGTTTGTCAAAGGCAGAGCGGGAGTTGATTGTGGTAGCAACCAGCGCTCATAACAACTGCTTGTACTGCGTCATATCACACAGCGCACTACACCGCATCTACTCTAAGAAGCCGACGTTAgctgatcag GTGGCAGTGAATTATAAAGTAGCAGAGCTTACTGCACGGGAGCGAGCCATGCTGGACTTTGCCCTGACCGTGTGTCGCAGTGAGACGGTGACAGACGAGCACTTCAGCTCACTGGAGGCTCACGGATTTGATCGAGAGGATATTTGGGACATCGCTGCCATCGCCGCCTTCTTTGCCCTGTCCAACCGCATGGCCCATCTCACAGACATGAGACCCAACACGGAGTTCTATAACTTGGGCAGAGTGCCTCGGGACAAACGTCAACCAGGCACGGAGAGCGACAAGCCGTAG
- the smim19 gene encoding small integral membrane protein 19 has protein sequence MGGFGVMANEESLDYSVHEAWNEATNVYLLVILVSFALLMYARKNKRKIMRIFTMPPTVGSNPEPNFYDSLQKVRLRQQLEMYSLSRKFDQQHQQGQTQESVQLSME, from the exons ATGGGTGGTTTTGGAGTGATGGCTAATGAGGAATCTCTGGATTATTCCGTGCATGAAGCTTGGAACGAAGCGACCAATGTTTACCTGCTGGTTATTTTGGTCAGTTTTGCGCTGCTGATGTACGCGAGAAA GAATAAGAGGAAGATCATGCGCATCTTTACAATGCCTCCTACGGTGGGATCTAATCCAGAGCCAAATTTCTATGACAGTTTGCAGAAAGTGCGGCTCAGGCAGCAGCTGGAGATGTATTCTCTCT CCCGAAAGTTTGACCAGCAGCACCAGCAGGGCCAGACACAGGAGAGCGTGCAGCTGTCTATGGAGTGA